The Brassica napus cultivar Da-Ae chromosome C1, Da-Ae, whole genome shotgun sequence DNA segment ACCGTTTGGTTGGAGACTTCACCAAACCGGCGATGATCACATTTGTTTCTAATAATTTCACCAAAAGTAACACAACTTTCTGTTTGGCCATGTCCTCTTGTAACCTTGATCTTGACATGCTCCGGTAATCTCAATGTATACCTATCTTCTTCCTCCGGTTTGTTTCTCACTATTGAATGTCCCGTCGAATGTGATCTCGAGAATTTATCCGGCAGAGTTTGTTCTTTTCTCGATCTTTCATTGTTTAAGCAACTGTTTTGTCCTGAAGACGGCCAAGTATCAATCTGTGTTGTTGTCTGATGATGCTGATCGTcgtcgctattttcttgaatcaCATCAATGATCATCTCATCGACGTTAGGCAGCGTAATGGTGGTGTTTTCTAGCGGTGGAGGATCAAGATCATGGCGACAAACGGGACAAGTTTTGTGAGATTCGAACCAAAGATCAATGCATTCTTGGTGAAATACGTGGTAGCATGTGGTCAAGAGACGTAGCACGTGATCTCCGTCGAATTCTAGTAGACATATAGCGCACTCGAGGCCATATTTCTCTTCCCGGAGATCTTTAACGGATGAATAAGGAAAAGTGGGAAACGAGTTTATGATGCGAAGTTCGAGGCCGGGATTAACCGTGGGAGCTTCCGGTGGCTGGATGGGATTTTCGGTTGCTTCGGCTTCTCCTCCATGGCGGAGACGCCAAGCTTGCATCATGGCGTCGAGAAAACACTTGCAGAAATAAAGCGTGAAAAAACctatgaagaagaaaacaaggaGTATGACGGTGAGGATGACCGTCAAAGGCGGTGTGACGTAGTTTTCTGATGGAGAATGTGGCGGTAAAGATGAAGGATATGTCGACATTATGGTGGCCGGAGACAGATTATCTCCGCCGTGAGATTTCTCATACACGAAAAAGAACAAGAGATCtggtatttttattgtttttgtttatagtttttagttaaaaaagcTTTTTATTTGGTTGAGTGTGTGGAAAATGTGTGATGGGGTGGAAGTGTAGAAGTTGTGATTACTAAAAATAGAAACTGTGTtttgagtttggtttggttttgtttgttgCTTGATTTGCTTAATACTATGCATTGAACGAGTCCTCTGTGACATTTGCTTGACGCTAAGCCATTTAGTCCTTAAAATAGTACGTTCTGTTCTCTCTCTGGTTTCAAGGGTATAATCACTTGTTAATTTAAGTCACCTTCTAACCAAAAATATCAGGATTTTGTTTTATTCTGCTGCCAAACACGGTTACATATCATCGCTACTGAAACACGATATTTACTATTTACATCCAATCAAATGTAAAATTCTTTTTCAAAAGTAGACAAACTGCAATTTCAATGCATTTTAGTGACCAACAAGATAATTTGAGATTAGGGTGGATTGTGAGAAGTGGGGATGGTTTGATTGATCAATGAGGTTTGGCATCAGCaccaaaaatgaagaaattaaGAACTCGTCGGTTTTCGAAGCTGTATCCAACTTCCAACTAAATCATCATCTTTACCACACCATTTCGCAAGCTACCTTTCAGTTTCGACACCTTTGGTTTTGACATGGTGAACAAAGACTAACATCACCACTTTATCATCTTCCATTCATGTTTTTCTATCTCTATGTGACGGAATGAAATAATGACTATATTCCTAAAGGATACTATTAGTTTTTTGGGAAGAAAAACTACAAAATACGTAAGTAATAAACTAATCACTTATCATTAGTTATTTTAGTATTCATTAACTAAGTCAAGTAGGTTGAGTGAAGTTGTTTCCATTTTCCATGTTTCGTAAAACAaccatttattttataagataACGTTACCTTTAACAATGTGAAACAAACTGACAAAACTAAAATACCATATTTTCATCACATACTAGACAAAAGAAACCTTATCTTATCTTATCAAACAGGAAAATGTGACAATTGTAAGCTGTAACCATAGTGAATCAGATCTTCAAGATTTCACAGATAACCCCAAAGATAAAGAAATGTAATTTTGTGTGATGTTAATCATCCACGATTCACATATCAAAATCATTTTTCTCAAGTGGCCAAGTACACTAGGCATGGTATATGAACATGAACTGAGTGATGATAATATTGTCGTAGTGATACTGATAACTATACCACAACAATAAAGACATTACGTCAAATCAATCGCTGATAGAGATATTTTAACTCCTTACATGTTAGAAAACACGATTGAGATAACTAGTGAAACCTTCGTCGTCATACGATTATATATAGAGATGGTAATAGAGACTTATGCTGTTATATATACTTATGCTATAATAATACTGGTGTGATCTCTCAAGTATTATATAACCAAGTGCTCTTGGCCTAGTGGTATTGGAACTCCGGCTGGAGTGCCCGCCCTGGGTTCGAGTCGCCTTGGCCACCTTACCGCCTATAACCGTGCGTGCCCGGATGGAAGGCCTCGTGGGGATTAGTCTGGGCTTACCGCCTGGGAACCCCACGGTCATCAAATCAAAAAATCTCTCAAGTATTATATACATGGTCAGATCCAAAATTTTGGGggttataaacatttttttaagcagttcgataaaaaaaaatctatactaaaaaccttcaaaattttTTGGGGCCAAGGCTAATGTTTCACCTGGTTGTGCCGAGATACCGCCCTGATTATATATTTCATCAaatcgtttaaaaaaaacttttattgtAATACATGGAGACAAAACCAAAAATGCAAACGTATTGTCTTTATCAAACACCATTGTTTGAGTAGCCACATTATATAATTGACATGACATCAAAAAATTCAAACAGGGTAAGAGGTTAAGAGTTTCGATACACATGTTCTTATGATTCTGGCACGCTAATGGTATTCGATAAAGTTGAAATACAATGGTAAGGGTGGTTTCAAACTTCTGTGTGCACAAACTACAGTAATCAATCCTGGAGTGAAAATATCCTACACTCACCTAAGTACGAAGAACCCGTACAGCCTCACTTCCACGTGTCATAAACAGAGCAGTCAATCTCTTGGTCCTTTACGTGCAAACCCTTCACATGTCGTAGCTGATTCTTCCCCGTCAGTCAATATTCATCGCATCGGACGGCTGATAGAAAAGTAACTTTAAGTCCATCACACGAAAGCGATGACGTGGCGAGAAACTGGCGCGAGattgtaaaatgaaaaaaagtcaAACAATCCAACGGTGGAAATGAAACAAAAGTCAGATGATTGAAGAATCTATAAATAGCAAGAAAAGAGAGATTCCGTTAAAGGATAATCTCACACTCGGAAGATCATCGAAGAGACAAAAAGGTTCGTGATGAAATCTCTTTTGATGCGAACCGGTTCGATGCCGGTTCAGACCCGGTTTATTCCGTCAACAATCGCCCGACACAACTCCGTCGAATCGTTATCCACCTACGGCGAGAGATTCCCCGTCGGCAAGATCTCGATCGATGCCAAGTCCGCGGCGGGGATGCGGAGGGTGTTATCGGAAAGCGACGTGATTAGATCGGAGAGAATGTCGAAGAGCGTCGTCGGATCAAAGCCTTCGCCGGCGAGAATCCCGGAGGAAGAGGAGCAAGGCTTCTCCGTCGGCGGCGGTGGATCTGGTTTCAGCGGCGGAGACGGAAGCAGAGGAGGCGGAGGCGGGTACGAGGATAGGAGCAGGATCGGTGATTACTATCGAGAGATGTTGAAATCGAATCCGAACAGCTCGCTTCTTCTGATGAACTACGGCAAGTTTCTCTACGAGGTAAAGGTTTCGACTTTGTGAAGTTTGAGGTTGAAGTTAAGGTTAtaaagtttggattttttttattaggtggAGAGAGATTTGGAGAGAGCGGAGGAGTATTACGGGAGAGCTATACTTGCGGATCCAGGTGATGGTGAAGCGTTGTCGATGTATGGGAAGCTGATTTGGGAGACGAAGAGAGATGAGAAGAGAGCTCAGTGTTACTTTGATCAAGCTGTTAACGCTTCTCCTGATGATTGGTATGTTATGTTATATGTAGAGTTTGGATTCtttgatgagtttttttttcagaatgttAAAGGTTTGTGACTTTTGTAGTATGGTTTTGGGATCATACGCTCATTTCATGTGGGAAgcagaggatgatgatgatgatgatgatgaagaagaagaagacttgatggtTGGTGCATCACCGGCTATGATGGTTTCTGCGGTTTAGAAACGCCTAAAGACTTGTTAacacgaagaagaagagtaaTGGAGATACTTTGACTATGTATGGAGTGTTTACTTTATTTTCTAACTCTTTTGTTTTACTTGCGATGTAATAGTAATCTGAAGAGAAGAGCAATAAACATATGTGACATAAAATGAATGTAATGATATGCAGAGATAATAAAAAGGGCTTATGTAAGCTTTTGTATAATTAAAAAGTTTTGTACCAAAGATTTGATCTTTTGCAATTTAGTAGAGAAATTAGtcagatttttgaaaatttaagagATTGAGGAAACAGGAGAAGTCTTGATGATCATCacaataaaaagaaacaaactaaAAAAGATGGACCTGAAACCTACTTAAcatctctgtctctctctctatttatcTAATACCGAAAGCTGAAGTAAAGAGAAAGTAGGAAGCAGAAGAAGACGATGGGAGAGAGAGTAAGAAAGCTCAATCTAACTTGTGGATAATTCTGATGGAGAGATGTGTAAACGGAGCATAGAAGCAGAGCAATGAACCAACTCTGTTTATTGAGGATTGTGGCCAGGCCAGAGGTGAGGATGGTACATCTGCTGCATAGGCATTTGGTGAAGTGGTTGCGGCGGAGAGTTTCCAAATAGTCCGTGATGATTGTTGTTGCTACCACGGTGCAACGGAGAGTTACTTTCGTTTTCATCTGATGACTCGCTCGAATGCTGCTGCTGTCCCTGAGACCGAGGGCTTCCTggtcctcctcctccaccaccaaaGCTCAACATATTAGCTGGTGCCGAAGCTGGCTCGGGAGTATTCTGAACATGCCCTGCGCTTTGTTTCGGTTTCTTCACTTCTGGTACAAAGCTTCCAACAACGACCTATATACAAACCCGAAATCAAAGTCAGTCAGCATCTTGAAGATTCTGTGAATTAACTCGAGTGTAAAGGCTAACAACCTGAACTTGTGATCCAGCTACTAGCATTCCAGCAACACAACCACCCACAACCTGACCATCAGGTCTAGCCAGAGATACACTCAAGCTACCAGTTTTGGTCACAGTACCATTACTCTCAGTATTCAAGAAAGAGCCTGACATTGAAATGATCTCATATGGTCCCTGCATATACAAACACAAAGATCACACAGACAATCCAATGATTAAGAAGTAAGGACATGCAACAATGTTTATATACCTCATACTTAACAACTCcattaggattgctagattgACGAAACATAACACTAGATACAGCTCCTGTAGCTGAGAGAATACAGATCGCTCGTGGTCCTTGATGCGTAAACGCCACTACCTTCATAGCTATGTCCTGAACAGGAAACACATCGAAGAGACAAATTCAAGATCAAAACTTTAGAGATTTGGTACACACAAAACACACATTACCTCTCCAGTTTTGACCTCAATGACATGAGGTGTGAACCCTACTCCTCCTGTTCCTCCTACAGACAAAACCCAGAAACTGTAAAACAGTGATCTTGATTTGATCAAAGCAGAGAAAAAGATAGCAGATCCGAGTTTCAGA contains these protein-coding regions:
- the LOC111215179 gene encoding AT-hook motif nuclear-localized protein 13 isoform X1; the encoded protein is MDSRELHHHQQHQHQQQLQQQLQPPPGMLMGSFNRNPNASASASASLMGPTSTSQAMMHHRSSLPFGSLSPHHLHHHPQQQMDQKTLESLGFEGSPSTQQQQQQPSMRFGIEQQQQVKKKRGRPRKYTPDASNIGLALAPTSPLPSASNSHGGGNDGGGDSGGGGGGGGANSTDPPAKRNRGRPPGSGKKQLDALGGTGGVGFTPHVIEVKTGEDIAMKVVAFTHQGPRAICILSATGAVSSVMFRQSSNPNGVVKYEGPYEIISMSGSFLNTESNGTVTKTGSLSVSLARPDGQVVGGCVAGMLVAGSQVQVVVGSFVPEVKKPKQSAGHVQNTPEPASAPANMLSFGGGGGGPGSPRSQGQQQHSSESSDENESNSPLHRGSNNNHHGLFGNSPPQPLHQMPMQQMYHPHLWPGHNPQ
- the LOC111215179 gene encoding AT-hook motif nuclear-localized protein 13 isoform X2; translation: MDSRELHHHQQHQHQQQLQQQLQPPPGMLMGSFNRNPNASASASASLMGPTSTSQAMMHHRSSLPFGSLSPHHLHHHPQQQMDQKTLESLGFEGSPSTQQQQQQPSMRFGIEQQQQVKKKRGRPRKYTPDASNIGLALAPTSPLPSASNSHGGGNDGGGDSGGGGGGGGANSTDPPAKRNRGRPPGSGGTGGVGFTPHVIEVKTGEDIAMKVVAFTHQGPRAICILSATGAVSSVMFRQSSNPNGVVKYEGPYEIISMSGSFLNTESNGTVTKTGSLSVSLARPDGQVVGGCVAGMLVAGSQVQVVVGSFVPEVKKPKQSAGHVQNTPEPASAPANMLSFGGGGGGPGSPRSQGQQQHSSESSDENESNSPLHRGSNNNHHGLFGNSPPQPLHQMPMQQMYHPHLWPGHNPQ
- the LOC111215180 gene encoding uncharacterized protein LOC111215180, which produces MKSLLMRTGSMPVQTRFIPSTIARHNSVESLSTYGERFPVGKISIDAKSAAGMRRVLSESDVIRSERMSKSVVGSKPSPARIPEEEEQGFSVGGGGSGFSGGDGSRGGGGGYEDRSRIGDYYREMLKSNPNSSLLLMNYGKFLYEVERDLERAEEYYGRAILADPGDGEALSMYGKLIWETKRDEKRAQCYFDQAVNASPDDCMVLGSYAHFMWEAEDDDDDDDEEEEDLMVGASPAMMVSAV
- the LOC111215417 gene encoding RING-H2 finger protein ATL29-like, which gives rise to MSTYPSSLPPHSPSENYVTPPLTVILTVILLVFFFIGFFTLYFCKCFLDAMMQAWRLRHGGEAEATENPIQPPEAPTVNPGLELRIINSFPTFPYSSVKDLREEKYGLECAICLLEFDGDHVLRLLTTCYHVFHQECIDLWFESHKTCPVCRHDLDPPPLENTTITLPNVDEMIIDVIQENSDDDQHHQTTTQIDTWPSSGQNSCLNNERSRKEQTLPDKFSRSHSTGHSIVRNKPEEEDRYTLRLPEHVKIKVTRGHGQTESCVTFGEIIRNKCDHRRFGEVSNQTVVTQSEN